A single window of Vibrio sp. HB236076 DNA harbors:
- a CDS encoding sodium:alanine symporter family protein, producing MTDLVNLMNDLLWGSILIYLLVGVGIFFTFRLGFIQIRHFTHMFSVLKNSRKADKSGISSFQALCTSLAARVGTGNMAGVAVAITLGGPGAIFWMWVVAVVGMATAFAESTLAQLYKTKDSDGNFRGGPAYYMEKGLGMRWMGSLFSVLLLIAFGFVFNAVQANSIVNAMETAFGWNNLYVGIVIAVLAGIVIFGGIKRIAKTAELIVPVMALIYLAIAVSILLLNINKLPDVLTLIFANAFGFKEVAAGGLGYAIAQAVLNGVKRGLFSNEAGMGSAPNAAAAATPYPPHPASQGYVQMMGVFVDTIVICSSTVAIILMSGEYVPHGEITGIELTQAALSSQVGDWGSTFIAVAIFFFAFTSIIANYSYAETNLLFLERKGKVGIVFFRFAVLAMVIFGSVASLPVVWGLADVSMGLMAIVNLVAILLLSGICVKLAKDYNLQLKQGKVPTFDIKNYPELESQIEPGIWGKKDTTE from the coding sequence ATGACAGACTTAGTCAATTTAATGAACGACCTTTTATGGGGATCTATCCTTATTTATCTTTTGGTTGGCGTGGGAATATTTTTTACTTTTCGTTTAGGCTTTATCCAAATTAGGCACTTTACTCACATGTTTAGTGTGTTAAAAAATAGCCGTAAAGCCGACAAATCCGGTATTTCGTCGTTTCAGGCCTTGTGTACCAGTTTGGCTGCCCGAGTGGGAACCGGCAATATGGCTGGGGTGGCAGTGGCCATTACCCTAGGCGGTCCTGGTGCCATTTTTTGGATGTGGGTTGTCGCCGTGGTGGGTATGGCGACGGCGTTTGCAGAAAGTACATTAGCGCAACTCTACAAAACAAAAGACAGTGATGGGAATTTTCGTGGCGGCCCAGCCTATTATATGGAAAAGGGCCTTGGCATGCGTTGGATGGGCTCGCTGTTTTCTGTTTTGCTGTTGATCGCCTTTGGGTTCGTATTTAATGCGGTACAAGCCAATTCGATTGTCAATGCGATGGAAACCGCGTTTGGTTGGAACAACCTTTATGTCGGTATTGTGATCGCCGTATTAGCGGGTATCGTTATTTTTGGTGGTATTAAGCGCATCGCGAAAACCGCCGAGCTCATTGTTCCGGTGATGGCGTTAATTTACTTAGCGATCGCGGTGAGTATTTTATTGCTCAACATCAATAAGCTGCCTGATGTCTTGACGTTGATCTTTGCCAATGCCTTTGGTTTTAAAGAGGTGGCCGCCGGTGGTTTGGGCTATGCCATTGCACAAGCGGTCCTCAATGGGGTGAAACGCGGCCTGTTTTCCAATGAAGCGGGAATGGGGTCGGCGCCAAATGCCGCGGCAGCTGCAACGCCATACCCTCCTCATCCCGCCTCGCAGGGCTACGTACAAATGATGGGGGTGTTTGTCGATACTATCGTGATTTGTAGCTCAACCGTGGCGATTATTTTGATGTCCGGTGAGTATGTGCCACACGGTGAGATCACTGGGATTGAATTAACGCAAGCCGCGTTGAGCTCTCAAGTGGGCGACTGGGGCAGTACCTTTATCGCGGTAGCCATTTTCTTTTTTGCCTTTACCTCTATTATTGCCAATTACTCTTATGCCGAGACCAACTTATTGTTCTTAGAGCGCAAAGGAAAAGTAGGGATTGTCTTTTTCCGCTTTGCTGTTTTGGCGATGGTTATTTTTGGCTCTGTGGCGTCACTGCCTGTGGTGTGGGGACTGGCTGATGTTTCGATGGGATTAATGGCGATTGTCAACTTAGTGGCGATCTTGTTGCTGTCGGGCATCTGTGTCAAATTGGCCAAAGACTATAATTTGCAGCTTAAGCAAGGCAAAGTTCCGACCTTTGATATCAAAAATTACCCAGAGCTTGAGTCACAAATTGAACCGGGAATTTGGGGTAAAAAAGACACGACGGAGTAA
- the yaaA gene encoding peroxide stress protein YaaA, giving the protein MLIVVSPAKTLDYESPLATEKYSQPELIEHSKQLIDVCRQLTPADIATLMKVSDKIASLNVARFAEWSETFSPENARQAILAFKGDVYTGLDAQSLSEADFDYAQQHLRMLSGLYGLLKPLDLMQAYRLEMGTKLDNPRGSNLYQFWGDIITDKLNQALADQGDNVLINLASNEYFKAVNKKTLDGQIITPVFKDQKNGQYKVISFYAKKARGMMARYIIENRIESVAQLTEFDVAGYYFASDESSPTELVFKREEQ; this is encoded by the coding sequence ATGCTAATTGTTGTTTCCCCCGCTAAGACCTTGGATTATGAGTCTCCATTGGCGACAGAGAAATATTCTCAGCCTGAACTGATCGAACATTCAAAGCAATTGATTGACGTTTGCCGACAGTTGACCCCAGCCGACATTGCCACCTTGATGAAAGTCAGCGACAAGATTGCCTCGCTCAACGTTGCTCGCTTTGCCGAGTGGAGTGAAACCTTTAGCCCAGAGAACGCTCGCCAAGCAATTTTGGCTTTTAAAGGGGATGTCTATACCGGCCTTGATGCTCAGAGCTTAAGCGAAGCCGATTTTGACTATGCCCAGCAACATCTTCGCATGCTATCGGGCTTGTATGGCCTGCTAAAGCCGTTAGACCTAATGCAAGCGTACCGCCTGGAGATGGGGACCAAGCTAGATAACCCACGCGGCAGTAACCTTTATCAATTCTGGGGTGATATTATCACGGATAAGCTTAATCAAGCGTTGGCAGATCAAGGTGACAACGTGCTGATTAACTTGGCGTCAAACGAGTATTTTAAAGCCGTCAATAAAAAAACCTTGGACGGCCAGATCATTACTCCGGTGTTTAAAGACCAAAAAAATGGTCAATACAAGGTCATCAGTTTTTATGCCAAAAAGGCGCGTGGCATGATGGCGCGTTACATCATTGAAAACCGTATCGAGTCTGTGGCTCAACTGACTGAGTTTGATGTGGCCGGGTATTACTTTGCCAGTGACGAGTCGTCGCCAACGGAGTTAGTCTTTAAGCGCGAAGAGCAATAA
- the srmB gene encoding ATP-dependent RNA helicase SrmB yields MIRSFAELELDHALLSAIEAMNFERPTVIQSQAIPAALDGRDVMASAPTGTGKTAAFVLPALQYLLDFPRRKPGPARILILTPTRELAMQIADQAKALACHTNLNVATITGGVQYQDHADILAATQDIIVATPGRLIEYIQAERFDCRAIEWLILDEADRMLDMGFGPTVDKLSNECRWRKQTLLFSATLEGKGVDGFCQDLLKDPANIDAEPSRRERKKITQWYHRADNKAHKNAMLRQLLTSHEERTIIFVKTRDILAELRATLESWQCQCAWIQGEMPQDRRNNAIRRFRDGEVKILLATDVAARGIDLPDIGYVINYDMPRSADVYLHRIGRTARAGKKGNAISLVEAHDQPMIERVARYCKEEIKERYIDGLRPQHKKPTFKKKKKVKSDAVKKKAKSKVKKKK; encoded by the coding sequence TTGATCAGATCCTTTGCCGAATTAGAGCTAGACCACGCTCTGTTGAGCGCTATTGAAGCCATGAACTTCGAGCGCCCAACCGTTATTCAATCTCAAGCCATTCCCGCCGCCTTAGACGGCCGTGATGTCATGGCATCAGCCCCAACAGGGACAGGAAAAACCGCCGCTTTTGTATTGCCCGCGTTGCAATACCTGCTCGATTTTCCGCGTCGCAAACCCGGGCCTGCGCGTATTTTGATCTTAACGCCAACTCGAGAGTTAGCGATGCAAATTGCCGATCAAGCCAAAGCCCTTGCCTGCCATACTAACCTGAACGTAGCGACCATTACCGGCGGTGTTCAATATCAAGATCACGCCGATATCCTCGCCGCGACTCAAGACATCATTGTCGCCACCCCAGGCCGATTGATCGAATACATCCAAGCTGAGCGTTTTGATTGCCGTGCGATTGAGTGGTTAATTCTCGACGAAGCGGATCGCATGCTCGACATGGGCTTTGGTCCGACGGTCGACAAACTGTCTAACGAATGTCGCTGGCGCAAACAAACGCTGTTGTTTTCTGCCACATTGGAAGGCAAAGGCGTCGATGGTTTTTGCCAAGATTTGTTAAAAGACCCAGCCAATATTGACGCTGAACCGTCGCGCAGAGAGCGTAAAAAAATCACCCAGTGGTATCACCGTGCCGACAATAAAGCGCACAAAAACGCAATGTTGCGCCAATTGTTAACCAGCCATGAAGAGCGCACAATCATCTTCGTAAAAACACGAGACATTCTCGCCGAACTTCGCGCGACATTAGAAAGCTGGCAGTGCCAATGTGCATGGATACAAGGTGAGATGCCGCAAGACCGTCGCAACAATGCCATTCGACGCTTTCGCGATGGTGAAGTCAAAATACTCTTGGCGACGGACGTCGCCGCGCGTGGTATTGACTTACCAGACATTGGCTATGTCATTAACTACGACATGCCACGCAGTGCGGATGTTTACTTACACCGCATCGGTCGTACTGCGCGCGCGGGTAAAAAGGGCAACGCGATTTCATTGGTCGAAGCCCATGATCAACCCATGATTGAACGAGTGGCCCGCTACTGCAAAGAAGAGATCAAAGAGCGCTACATCGACGGCTTGCGTCCTCAGCACAAAAAGCCGACTTTTAAGAAAAAGAAAAAAGTCAAAAGTGACGCCGTAAAGAAAAAAGCCAAAAGCAAAGTAAAAAAGAAAAAGTAA
- a CDS encoding tRNA1(Val) (adenine(37)-N6)-methyltransferase, which produces MTTPPRQRKAFHCKQFRVEQGQCGMPISTDGILLGAWSGRIESAQQGGALDIGTGTGLLSLMLAQQCPKLVIHAIDIDEHAVKTAHDNFQHSPWATRLHAAQQDVLSAQFDRRFERIICNPPYFNSGVSAQNHQRALARHTQSLDHQRLAQKTAELLAEQGLAHFILPANEGLAFTRLMQQQGLHLTRECLVRAEQHKPVTRRLLEFSHQRQTRISETTLNIRHENQYTAAFTELTREFYLKMA; this is translated from the coding sequence ATGACAACTCCCCCACGCCAGCGCAAGGCTTTTCATTGCAAACAATTTCGTGTCGAACAGGGCCAATGTGGTATGCCTATCAGCACCGACGGTATCTTACTTGGCGCATGGTCAGGGCGTATTGAGTCTGCTCAACAGGGCGGTGCTCTAGACATAGGAACCGGGACAGGGCTGCTGTCGTTGATGTTGGCCCAGCAATGCCCAAAGCTCGTCATTCACGCAATTGATATCGACGAGCACGCAGTGAAAACAGCGCACGACAATTTCCAGCACTCCCCTTGGGCCACTCGCTTGCACGCGGCGCAACAAGATGTACTAAGTGCTCAGTTCGATCGCCGCTTTGAACGCATTATTTGCAACCCGCCTTATTTTAACAGCGGCGTAAGCGCGCAAAACCACCAACGTGCCCTGGCTCGACATACGCAAAGCCTCGATCACCAGCGTTTGGCGCAAAAAACCGCCGAATTATTGGCAGAACAAGGACTCGCGCACTTTATTTTGCCCGCTAATGAGGGGCTAGCGTTTACGCGCTTAATGCAACAGCAAGGCTTGCATCTCACTCGAGAGTGCTTAGTGCGCGCAGAGCAACACAAACCCGTCACTCGCCGATTGCTCGAGTTTAGTCATCAACGACAAACAAGGATCAGCGAAACCACATTGAATATAAGGCATGAGAACCAGTACACCGCCGCCTTTACAGAGCTAACCCGTGAATTTTATTTAAAGATGGCGTAA
- the brnQ gene encoding branched-chain amino acid transport system II carrier protein, which produces MKQTLKLTDIIALGFMLFAFFLGAGNIIFPPMAGQLAGEHLLPAMSGFLLTAVGLPLAGIIAVAIAGGSWEKLTQDLPKRLATLMAVLIFIIIGPAFAAPRTGLVAYEMAVNPLIPNPTQWDLTVFSVVFFAIAAFFAWSQGKLIDMIGKVLTPLLFVGLIVLAVAVLVDPQGAFLPASGEYLTQPLTKGFLEGYNTMDTFASLMFGMLIVDAIRSRGVSDQKATTKYLISAAIIAAAGLAFVYMSLFYLGATSGTIASGVDNGGAVLSLYVQALFGQYGQWVLSVIVLLACLTTAIGLISACSEYFSRLTRFSYQVWVVVLGTVCAFVANVGLSQLISLSVPVLFALYPVAIALVALSFVRRFLNHPRLAYRVVVLVSFLFALIDAAKVLGIDVSALHFLPLFSIGMGWLLPTAISIVVMMVFGKKAKALQQA; this is translated from the coding sequence GTGAAGCAGACTTTAAAATTAACAGACATTATCGCATTGGGCTTTATGCTTTTTGCGTTCTTTTTGGGGGCGGGTAACATCATCTTTCCGCCAATGGCAGGGCAACTTGCGGGCGAGCACTTACTGCCGGCCATGAGTGGCTTTTTATTGACCGCGGTCGGTTTGCCTCTCGCCGGTATTATCGCGGTGGCGATTGCCGGTGGCTCGTGGGAAAAGCTGACTCAAGACCTTCCCAAGCGCTTAGCGACCTTGATGGCCGTATTGATCTTTATCATTATCGGTCCTGCGTTTGCCGCGCCGCGTACCGGGTTAGTGGCCTATGAAATGGCGGTCAATCCTCTTATCCCGAACCCGACGCAATGGGATCTTACGGTGTTCTCTGTGGTGTTTTTTGCCATTGCCGCTTTTTTTGCTTGGTCACAAGGTAAGCTGATCGACATGATTGGTAAGGTATTGACACCCTTACTTTTTGTCGGTTTGATTGTCTTAGCGGTTGCCGTGCTTGTCGACCCGCAAGGCGCGTTTTTACCCGCTTCAGGCGAGTATTTGACGCAACCGTTAACCAAAGGGTTCTTAGAAGGTTACAACACCATGGACACCTTCGCCTCTTTGATGTTTGGTATGTTGATTGTTGATGCTATCCGCAGCCGTGGTGTGTCCGATCAAAAAGCGACCACGAAATACCTTATCAGTGCGGCGATTATTGCAGCAGCAGGGTTGGCTTTTGTTTATATGTCGTTGTTTTACCTTGGCGCCACCAGCGGAACCATTGCATCTGGGGTCGATAATGGCGGGGCGGTATTAAGCCTTTATGTCCAAGCTTTATTTGGACAGTACGGCCAGTGGGTATTGTCTGTGATCGTCTTGTTAGCGTGTCTGACGACGGCGATTGGTTTGATCTCGGCTTGTTCGGAATACTTTAGCCGCTTGACTCGCTTTTCTTATCAAGTTTGGGTCGTCGTTTTGGGCACGGTTTGCGCGTTTGTGGCCAATGTCGGTCTGTCGCAGTTAATTTCATTGTCCGTGCCGGTGTTATTTGCGCTTTATCCTGTGGCGATCGCCTTAGTGGCACTGAGCTTTGTACGTCGCTTTCTCAACCATCCACGCTTGGCGTATCGAGTGGTGGTTTTGGTGTCGTTTCTCTTTGCGTTGATCGACGCGGCGAAAGTCTTGGGGATTGATGTATCAGCCTTGCACTTTTTGCCCTTGTTCAGCATCGGTATGGGCTGGCTACTGCCAACCGCCATTTCGATTGTCGTGATGATGGTGTTTGGTAAAAAGGCCAAGGCGTTGCAGCAAGCCTAA
- the fldB gene encoding flavodoxin FldB — protein MKIGLFYGSTTCYTEMAAEKIRAIIGEELVDIYNVKDTPLNQMADYDLLLLGISTWDFGEIQEDWAQIWGDIATVSLAGKHVALFGLGDQEGYGEWFLDAMGLLHDQVKAGGAHMLGYWPNQGYQFDASKALTASGEHFVGLALDEDSQYELSDERIEKWCEQVLVEYHDTL, from the coding sequence ATGAAAATCGGACTATTTTATGGCTCGACAACCTGCTATACCGAGATGGCCGCAGAAAAAATCAGAGCCATCATCGGTGAAGAGCTCGTCGATATTTACAATGTCAAAGACACCCCATTAAACCAAATGGCCGATTACGACCTGCTATTACTGGGCATTTCTACTTGGGACTTTGGTGAAATCCAAGAAGACTGGGCGCAAATTTGGGGTGACATTGCCACCGTATCCCTGGCCGGCAAACACGTCGCCCTTTTTGGCCTTGGCGATCAAGAAGGCTATGGGGAGTGGTTTTTAGACGCCATGGGACTATTGCACGATCAAGTCAAAGCCGGTGGAGCGCACATGCTGGGCTATTGGCCTAATCAAGGCTATCAATTTGACGCCTCAAAAGCGCTGACCGCGTCAGGTGAGCACTTTGTTGGCCTTGCCCTAGACGAAGACTCCCAGTATGAACTGAGCGACGAGAGAATTGAAAAGTGGTGTGAACAAGTGTTAGTGGAATATCACGACACGCTATAA
- the xerD gene encoding site-specific tyrosine recombinase XerD, translating into MSSDAVALPPDWEVVEQFLDAMWMERGLSDNTLASYRNDLLKLMNWMAARNLRLNFISQSGLQDYQTHLSDQDYKQTSRARMLSAIRRLFQYLHREKYRADDPSALLISPKLPKRLPKDISEQQVDDLLNAPNPQEPIELRDKAMLELLYATGLRVSELVGLTMENVSLRQGVVRVTGKGGKERLVPMGESAVEWLERFIQTGRQSLLGEKSSDVVFPSKRARQMTRQTFWHRLNHYAVIAGIDTDLLSPHVLRHAFATHLLNYGADLRVVQMLLGHSDLSTTQIYTHVATERLKQLHGEHHPRA; encoded by the coding sequence ATGTCTTCTGACGCGGTGGCACTGCCTCCTGACTGGGAAGTCGTGGAGCAATTTTTAGATGCAATGTGGATGGAAAGGGGATTATCGGATAATACCTTAGCGTCGTATCGCAACGATTTACTCAAATTGATGAACTGGATGGCCGCGCGCAATCTCAGACTTAACTTTATCAGTCAATCTGGCCTGCAAGATTACCAGACACACCTTAGCGACCAAGATTACAAGCAAACCTCGCGCGCTAGAATGCTGTCGGCGATTCGTCGTTTGTTTCAGTATCTGCACCGCGAGAAATACCGCGCTGATGATCCCAGTGCCTTGTTAATTAGTCCCAAGCTACCCAAGCGATTGCCCAAGGACATCAGTGAGCAACAAGTGGACGATCTACTCAATGCCCCCAATCCCCAGGAGCCGATCGAACTGCGCGATAAAGCCATGTTGGAGCTGTTGTACGCCACCGGGTTACGGGTGTCTGAGCTGGTGGGGCTGACAATGGAAAACGTCAGCTTGCGTCAAGGTGTGGTTAGGGTCACGGGTAAAGGCGGCAAAGAGCGATTGGTGCCCATGGGAGAGAGTGCGGTAGAATGGTTAGAGCGCTTTATTCAGACTGGTCGCCAGTCCTTGTTAGGTGAAAAAAGTTCGGATGTGGTTTTTCCGAGTAAGCGAGCTCGGCAAATGACGCGACAAACTTTTTGGCATCGATTGAATCACTACGCGGTGATTGCCGGTATTGATACCGATTTATTGTCGCCACACGTTTTACGCCATGCTTTTGCGACTCATTTATTAAACTACGGCGCCGATCTCAGAGTGGTACAGATGTTATTAGGACATAGTGACTTATCCACCACACAAATTTATACTCATGTGGCAACGGAACGATTGAAACAACTGCATGGTGAACATCACCCCCGTGCGTAA
- a CDS encoding thioredoxin fold domain-containing protein, translating into MICGLCWLSGPALAEQSPSFDQAALSARFANMGLEVQSIRPADIDGLLEIETPSGVLYSNLKGDHFIAGTLYTLDDNGQYIDVMAKRQAPINAKKLAAMKDQTIEYQADDEKYVVTVFTDITCGYCMRLHSQMEQYNQLGITVRYLAFPRQGLGGSVADNMAKVWCAEDPKSALSAAKNSRIIPTAEGNLDQCRAEVKAQYDLGRELEISGTPAIFMPNGEMVGGYLPASALLQRLQQAL; encoded by the coding sequence ATGATCTGTGGCTTGTGTTGGCTCAGTGGGCCGGCGTTGGCAGAGCAAAGCCCGTCGTTTGATCAGGCTGCGCTCAGTGCCCGCTTTGCCAATATGGGGTTAGAGGTGCAGTCGATTCGCCCTGCCGATATCGACGGTTTACTTGAAATCGAAACCCCAAGCGGCGTGTTGTATTCGAACCTCAAAGGGGATCACTTCATTGCCGGCACCTTGTACACCCTCGATGACAACGGGCAATACATTGATGTGATGGCCAAACGCCAAGCGCCCATCAATGCCAAGAAGTTGGCAGCGATGAAAGATCAAACGATTGAGTATCAAGCCGACGATGAAAAATACGTTGTCACGGTATTTACCGATATCACATGCGGTTACTGTATGCGCTTACACTCGCAAATGGAACAGTACAACCAATTGGGCATTACCGTGCGTTATTTGGCTTTCCCGCGACAGGGGCTTGGCGGCAGTGTGGCTGATAATATGGCCAAGGTATGGTGTGCTGAAGATCCAAAATCGGCCTTGAGCGCCGCGAAAAACTCGCGAATTATCCCGACCGCTGAAGGCAATCTCGATCAGTGCCGCGCTGAAGTCAAAGCCCAGTATGACTTAGGGCGTGAGTTGGAGATATCAGGAACGCCGGCCATTTTTATGCCCAACGGTGAAATGGTTGGCGGTTATCTGCCAGCGAGCGCATTGCTACAGCGCTTACAACAAGCCTTATAA
- the recJ gene encoding single-stranded-DNA-specific exonuclease RecJ, which yields MIEIQRRAQVELSALPDDIPALLKRIYLSRGIENAEQLQTSIKGLHPFVQLQGIEAAVEALFDAIREHKRIVVVGDFDADGATSSALAVLGLKMLGCQSVDYLVPNRFEDGYGLSPDVVDQAVAMGVDVIMTVDNGVSSISGVAHAKQLGLEVVVTDHHLPGESLPDADAIVNPNLPTCSFPSKALAGVGVTFYLMMALCVHMRRSGWFQQQGRQEPKLMGLIDLVALGTVADVVPLDGNNRILVHQGLQRIRAGLARPGIQALIEVAKRDASRLVAADFGFALGPRLNAAGRLDDMSFGVELLMSNNIHAARRMANELDGLNQTRKEIESGMKQEAMAFCERLSLGHSQDLPFGLVLFQRDWHQGVIGILASRIKEQFHRPVIAFADGGEGLIKGSCRSIAGFHMRDALDLIDKKRPGMIVKFGGHAMAAGLTLKADQLEVFRGLFDEVVRERIDASALKGVILSDGELLPEQFNLATAEMLRNAGPWGQAFPEPIFDGHFKILNQKLVAEKHLKLMLEPMFKGHRSQVMVDAIAFNVDVRRWPDPVVDQVRLAYRLDINEFRGNQSLQLMVEHIEAL from the coding sequence ATGATTGAAATTCAAAGACGCGCTCAGGTTGAACTGAGCGCATTACCCGACGATATTCCCGCCCTTTTAAAACGCATTTACCTCAGTCGAGGTATAGAAAACGCCGAACAACTGCAAACCTCGATTAAAGGGCTTCACCCCTTTGTGCAATTGCAGGGTATTGAAGCGGCGGTTGAGGCGCTGTTTGATGCGATACGCGAGCACAAGCGCATCGTTGTGGTGGGTGATTTTGATGCCGATGGGGCCACCAGTTCAGCTTTAGCGGTACTTGGGCTCAAAATGTTAGGTTGCCAATCGGTTGATTACCTGGTGCCCAATCGCTTTGAGGACGGCTATGGCTTGAGCCCTGACGTTGTGGATCAAGCGGTGGCGATGGGCGTTGATGTGATCATGACGGTGGATAACGGGGTGTCGTCGATCAGCGGTGTTGCCCACGCCAAGCAATTGGGCCTTGAGGTGGTGGTGACCGATCACCATTTACCCGGTGAGTCATTGCCCGATGCCGATGCGATCGTCAATCCTAATTTGCCGACCTGTTCTTTTCCTTCTAAGGCATTGGCAGGTGTGGGCGTCACCTTTTATTTGATGATGGCGCTTTGCGTCCACATGCGCCGTAGTGGTTGGTTTCAACAGCAAGGTCGGCAAGAGCCCAAATTGATGGGGCTGATTGATTTAGTGGCACTGGGCACCGTGGCCGATGTGGTGCCGCTCGATGGCAACAACCGAATTTTAGTTCACCAGGGCTTACAACGCATCAGAGCGGGGTTAGCTCGCCCTGGTATACAAGCACTGATCGAAGTGGCAAAGCGCGATGCTTCGCGACTGGTAGCGGCCGATTTTGGCTTTGCCCTTGGGCCTAGGTTAAATGCGGCTGGACGGTTAGATGACATGTCCTTTGGCGTCGAATTGTTGATGAGTAATAATATTCACGCTGCGCGCCGCATGGCCAACGAACTCGATGGCCTCAATCAAACGCGTAAAGAAATCGAATCGGGGATGAAGCAAGAGGCGATGGCGTTTTGTGAGCGACTGTCACTGGGGCATTCACAAGATTTGCCTTTTGGCCTAGTGCTGTTTCAGCGCGATTGGCATCAGGGGGTCATCGGTATTTTAGCGTCGCGGATCAAGGAACAATTTCATCGCCCGGTGATCGCCTTTGCCGACGGGGGCGAGGGGCTTATCAAGGGGTCTTGTCGTTCCATTGCGGGCTTTCATATGCGAGATGCGTTGGATCTTATCGACAAAAAGCGCCCAGGCATGATTGTCAAATTTGGCGGGCACGCTATGGCCGCGGGGTTGACGTTAAAGGCCGACCAATTAGAGGTCTTTCGCGGTTTGTTTGATGAGGTGGTCAGAGAGCGCATTGATGCCAGTGCATTGAAAGGCGTCATTCTTTCTGATGGCGAGTTATTACCCGAACAATTTAACTTGGCCACCGCAGAAATGCTGCGCAATGCCGGTCCTTGGGGGCAAGCCTTCCCCGAGCCGATTTTTGATGGCCACTTTAAAATTCTCAACCAAAAGTTAGTGGCGGAAAAACACTTAAAGCTCATGCTAGAGCCTATGTTTAAGGGGCATCGCAGTCAAGTGATGGTCGATGCCATTGCCTTTAACGTCGACGTGCGCCGCTGGCCAGATCCGGTGGTGGATCAGGTGCGATTGGCTTACCGACTCGATATCAATGAGTTTCGCGGTAACCAGTCTTTGCAGTTGATGGTTGAGCATATCGAAGCGCTTTGA
- the prfB gene encoding peptide chain release factor 2 (programmed frameshift): MFEINPIKNRLQDVSERTNILRGYLDYDAKKERLEEVNAELEQPDVWNEPERAQALGKERASLEAVVETIDALVQGVDDVDGLLELAVEAEDQETFDEIEPELAELESKLELLEFRRMFAGDHDSSDCYIDLQAGSGGTEAQDWTSMMLRMYLRWAEAKGFKAEVIEVSEGDVAGLKSATVRIVGEYAYGWLRTETGVHRLVRKSPFDSGGRRHTSFASAFVYPEVDENIAIDVNPADLRIDVYRASGAGGQHVNTTESAVRITHIPTNTVVQCQNDRSQHKNKDQAMKQLRAKLFELELQKQNAEKQANEDAKSDIGWGSQIRSYVLDDSRIKDLRTGVENRNTQAVLDGDLDKFIEASLKSGL, from the exons ATGTTTGAAATCAATCCTATAAAAAATCGCCTCCAGGATGTGTCTGAACGGACCAATATCCTGAGGGGGTATCTT GACTATGACGCCAAAAAAGAGCGTCTAGAAGAAGTCAATGCTGAATTAGAACAACCCGATGTTTGGAATGAGCCTGAGCGTGCACAAGCATTAGGCAAAGAGCGCGCGAGCCTTGAAGCCGTGGTTGAAACCATCGATGCCCTTGTCCAAGGTGTTGACGATGTTGACGGCTTGCTTGAGTTGGCGGTTGAAGCCGAAGATCAAGAAACGTTTGATGAAATTGAGCCCGAGTTAGCCGAGCTTGAAAGCAAGCTTGAGTTGTTGGAGTTTCGCCGCATGTTTGCCGGCGATCACGACAGCTCAGATTGTTATATTGACTTACAGGCAGGCTCTGGGGGCACAGAGGCACAAGATTGGACCTCCATGATGCTGCGCATGTACTTGCGCTGGGCTGAGGCCAAAGGCTTTAAGGCCGAAGTTATCGAAGTGTCTGAAGGCGATGTCGCCGGTCTTAAATCGGCCACGGTACGCATCGTTGGCGAGTACGCTTACGGCTGGTTGAGAACGGAAACCGGTGTACACCGCTTAGTGCGAAAATCGCCCTTCGATTCCGGTGGTCGTCGTCATACGTCTTTTGCCTCTGCGTTTGTCTACCCTGAAGTGGATGAAAACATTGCCATTGATGTCAACCCTGCCGACTTGAGAATCGATGTGTATCGCGCGTCGGGCGCCGGTGGTCAGCACGTTAATACCACAGAATCGGCGGTTCGTATTACTCACATTCCGACCAACACTGTGGTTCAATGTCAAAACGATCGCTCGCAACACAAAAACAAAGACCAAGCGATGAAACAGCTGCGCGCTAAGTTGTTTGAGTTGGAGTTACAAAAGCAAAATGCCGAAAAGCAAGCCAACGAAGACGCGAAATCCGACATTGGTTGGGGCAGTCAAATCCGCTCTTACGTGCTTGATGACTCTCGTATTAAAGATTTGCGAACCGGGGTAGAAAACCGCAATACCCAAGCAGTTTTAGACGGCGATTTAGATAAATTTATCGAAGCAAGCTTAAAATCAGGGCTTTAA